A region of the Anaerobiospirillum thomasii genome:
CAAGCTCTTTTTTAAAGTCAAATGGGACTTTGCTGGCACTGTAGTCGCGTTTGCTGTCCTGTGCCTTGCGCTCAAGATCGCCACGCTTTTTCAAATAGCGGTTCATGACACGTTTGAAGCGCTTTTTAAATTCAGGATCCTGATCGACAAGATTAAACTCTTTAATAGGATGCTGAATATTAAATGGTGAGAATTTGGCCGAGCTTGGCATAAGCTCAAGTGTACTCTCAGGTACTCTTGAATTGTGCACCAGCATCTTGATGGTGGACATGGCAATATTGTCATAATATGACTTGTGGGTGGAGTGATTTAAAAGTGAATTGAAAATCACATCAGCCTTGTAGCGATCTATAGAGCTTTGATATTTGACCAGGGTCTCAGGTATGGCCACATTGGCATCCTTTAAATCCTCAGCATCTGGGGCAAGCTCATTCTCATCCTTTAAAGAATAATTACTCTCATCCTTTGCTGTATCAGTGCTCTGAGCGTGGGTAACAGTCTCTGCTGTCTGTGCTTCTCTGACAGGGCTGTTACTCATATCAAAAGGATTTGAGTTGTCAGATAGGGTAAATGGCATATCATCAGCGACAGTGGTATCATCAAAGGACTGTGCCTCGGCAGCTGTCGGCTGTGAGGAGGTCAGCAGTTTGTTTTTATCAAAGTTTTCAATGTATCTTGCAGCGGCTGCATTGGTTTTGGCAAATTTCTTTTGCAGTGCAGTTTTTGAGACAATGGTATTGGTAATCTGCAGTGTACTTATAATTCTTTTGTCTGAATTATAGATTTTTACATCCCAGATGTGATGAATGGAGCCCTGATGCACAAGTGTGGCAACTGCCAGAATTACAGAGTCAAGCGGGGCTGTATTTATATGATTGGCATGCACTGAGCTGCCAAGAGCTACCTTGTCATCAGGCAGAATATAGGTTGAGGCCGCCCCTGAGAGTATTTCAGCCATGGCCAGCAGCGCGCCGCCATTGACAAAACCAAAAGGCTGTATAGTGGCTGTTGATACCTTCATACGCGCCATAGCCTTGTTTGAAGAGAGCTCTAAAAACTCTATACCCATGTGATCTTGCATACTCTGCATTGGCACTTCACTCATTTTTACAATCCAACCTGAAAATATATGTAATAGATTCGATATTATAGCGAAAAACTGCGCATCAATCAGCATGGCAGTGCACATTTAATGAATGATAAAACTGACAAAAGTTAGCAACTGTCATCTGCTATTATTGCTATAGGGTATCTTTTAAGATAGGGATGAGCAGGGTCATTGAAAAAAGAGGTTTATCAGTTAGGGTCAATATAGTTGCACAGTTGCAACAAAAAAGTTAAGAAAAATGGCTCAAGGAAAAAATCTGTCGAATTTTTCTTATGCAGAGTATTTTTTGTCTTGATGTATCCATTAACTTTTTAAAGCTTTAGCAAATACAAAATACTGTCAGTCAATGATTGGCAAAGTCACCCTTAAGGCTTGTCATTGACAGAGTGTATTTACATTTTTATCTGGTTATTATTAATATAGGGGAAAGTGCCCACATTGATGCACAAAGAGTAGATTTTTTAGTGCTATGAAAACTATTTCGGCGTAAAGAATATGTTTCGGAATCTTTTATATTTTATTAATAAAGTTGATGAGTTTTTTTGATGGCGTTTTTCTACTTAGAAATGCATTTGCAATAATATTTGTGTGGTTCTTTTTATTTTTAATGAGTTTATATTTTTATATAGTAACTCCGCCATCTACTATATTCAGGTACGAAGAAACAGTTGCATTACTAACAGGGGTTTACTTTCCGATATTAGTTGCCTATAAGGTAATGAATGAAACGGCTTATTATATTACATTTGCTTTGTATTTTATTTATATTTTAAAGTCAAAGATAATCTTTTTAATTCTTAGTATATTACCATATGTTTTTAGTTTTTTTATATAGTTATTGTTTACAATGGGGCATGGAAATATAGTTAACTAATTAAAGCTATTTTTGAATATTGCAAGGATAAAATGATTATCTGTACAAAAAAACAAGATTACTAGATAAGTGATAGTTTAGGACTCTTAGGTATTATTTTTTGTCTCCTGCGCACAAGACGCAGGAGGCATATATTTATTTCAATGGTGAGTTACCAATACTCTGTTCATAGCCTACAGGAGTTGGCATCTGATCAGGTGGATTGCCCTTTATAGGATCCCAGCCCAACAGCAGCAGGTAGACACCAAAGCCAAAGATAAAGGCTACAGGAATATGCCAGCCATAGCGCAGCCAGTTCATAAAGCTTCTGGCCTTAGGGAACATATCGCACACAGCAACACCTGCAGAGGAGCCAAACCAGATCATGGAGCCGCCAAAGCCTACAGCATAGGAGAGCAGCGGCCAGTCATAACCACCTTTAATAAGGGTCAGCTGTGTCAGAGGTATATTGTTAAATACAGCAGAGACAAAGCCTATGGCCATGGTTGAGAGTATGGAGGCCTCAGGTACAGACTCAAGTGGAACAAGCTCGGCACAGAATACCAGGGCTACCAGGAAGATGGTTGAGTCTGTAGCATTGATGGCTACCTTTAAATTGATCTTGGTTATAAACAGACCTGCCAAAATACCCATCCATATACCAACGGCAGGAAGCTCAAAGAAGTAGTTGAAGAATATGGTTAAAATCAGAATTAAAAATACTACAAAGAGTTTTTTCTTGTCTGCTCTTATATATTCAGAATCCAGACTTACAGCAGGGCTGTAGGCATGCTGCTGACGTGAGGCAAAGAAGGCTACAATGACAAAGGCTGCAAGGGCAGGGATAAAGGCCTGAGCCAGTACCAGAGGATCCTTGCCAAAAATCCAGATAATTGTAGTTGTGGTATCACCTACAACAGATCCGGCACCGCCTGCGTTGGCGCAGGCACAGATGGCTGCCACAAAGCCTATGTGCACCTTATTTTTATACACGGCTGCAGCTATGGAGCCACCAATCATGGCAGCTGCAATATTGTCTAAAAAGGAGCTTAGTATAAAGACAAAGAATAAAAGCACAATGCCAGAGGCCATATTTGATGGCAGATAGCGCGGAATTAAAGATGGCACCTTGGAGTGCTCAAAGATGTCAGCTAAAATGGCAAAGCCTGGCAGCATTAGAATAAGATTAAAATAGGTGCGCCAGGAGCCGTGGGTTACAGTGCCATCAGACAGTGTCTGACCAAAAAGGCGATCTAAAATAGAAAAACCCTCGGTGAACTCATATTTAAACAGACATAAAAGCACAAGTCCTGTTATGGCTACCTGACGGGTCTTGGTATAGAAAACGGCAACGCCTGCGAGCATCAGACCGAAAATAATCATCTCATAGCGTACGCCATAGAGTGCTGTTTTAGTAAAAATCTCCTGGGCGCAGCCAAGCGCTGGTGTCAGCAGCAGGCTAAGAGTAAAAAGAAGTTTTGACATGGTACTATCCTAGATTTTTCTTTTATTATCATTTTGTGCAGCATTAGTGCGCTTGTGACCCTCAGTCTCATCATAGACAGGATTTGGGTATTTTTTCTCAGAGCTGCCAAAGAGGATCTGACTTGCATCCTTGTAATCTTCGTGAAGCTCAAGTCTTTGTATCCAAACAAAGAAGGCCAGGGCAATATAGTGGGCAAAAAGAATGCGGATAGTTAAAAGACCATATTCTTTAAACATGGTAATAACCAGAACGGCAACAAGCGGGCCTAGCATCCAGCCGCAGAGCACCATAAAGTATTTACCTTTACGGGCTACTGTAATCTGACGTCTGAAGTTTTCATAAAAGTAGACACAAAGAGCGGCTATGGCCACAAACAGACCTATCATAAACATAGCCTTGTTGATGGTAAGGGCCACAAAAAGCATACCTATCATAAAAATAAGCACATCCTGCTCATAGATGGCTTTTGCTCCATAGCGCGGCACCAGATAGCGCAGAGCCACCATGGCACAGACACATGAGAGTATGAAAGAGGCGCTTATGCCCAAAGACGCCTGCATGAAACTTACCTCAAGATAGGAGGTAAAAAGAGGAATGCTGGCAAAGACAGAAAATACTGTACCTGCGCACAGATAGCCTACGCTCATAAAGACTACAAGACGTATAAAAGATTCGCTTTTAAACATTGTTTTATCCTGCTTTTTTTGTTAATACCCATAAAATTATAGGCATTAGTGATTATAGATCAACATGGTGCACAAATGCTTTAAAAAAACTGCATTTTATGATATAAGAACTTTGATTTTTAAGGCTAAAATACTAAAAAAGCTGTGCTGCTGTCTAAAAGCTGTGCACTGCATTGATGCAAGAGCCTGTACTGCCTTTAGTCAGCATAAAATACAGCACAAATGCAAAAAGCCGGCTCATAATCAAGCCGGCTTTTATAAATATTTAAAGCTTTAAAACTTCAAAGAGTGAGATTAGATGTCTTTTGCAAAGGTTGCAGCTCTGCCAATATAGCTTGCAGGGGTCATAGCCTTGAGTCTGGCCTTGGCCTCTTGTGGTATTTCAAGAGTGTCTACAAAGTTTTGCATAATCTCCTGAGTTACTCTCTGACCGCGGGTTAGTTCCTTTAATTTCTCATAAGGATTGGCAATGCCATAGCGGCGCATTACAGTCTGATATGGCTCGGCTAAAACCTCCCAGTTCTCATCAAGCTCTTTTAGCACATGATCTTTGTTGGCCTGCAGTTTGGATATACCCTTTAAGGTTGAGGCATAGGCTAAGATTGAATAGCCACAGGCCACACCAAGGTTGCGCAGTACTGTAGAGTCGGTAAGATCGCGCTGGAAGCGTGAGACTGGCAGTTTCTGAGCTAAGTGGCTAAAGAGGGCGTTGGCAATACCTAGATTGCCCTCTGAGTTTTCAAAGTCAATAGGGTTGACCTTGTGTGGCATTGTGGATGAGCCAATTTCACCTGCAATGGTCTTTTGAGTAAAGGTACCATAGGAGATATAGCCCCAGATGTCACGGTCAAAGTCTAAAAGAATAGTGTTAAAGCGCTCGATGGCGTGGAAGAGCTCGGCTATATAATCATGTGGCTCAATCTGTGTGGTATAAGGATTGAAGGTAAGGCCAAGATCCTCTTCAAAATCCTTTGAAAACTTGTACCAGTCAATCTCAGGATAGGCACTTAAATGGGCATTGTAGTTGCCAACGGCTCCATTTATCTTGCCAAGAATCTCAACCTCTGCAATCTGCTTTCTCTGACGGCGCATACGATAGACCACATTGGCCATTTCCTTGCCAAGGGTGGTAGGTGAGGCCGGCTGGCCATGGGTTCTGGCTAAAAGCGGCAGATCGGCATAATCGTGAGCAAGCTTGGTTATAGCCTCTATAATCTCATCAATCTGAGGCAGAATAACCTCATCTCTTGCTGTCTTTAACATAAGAGCATGAGAGTTGTTGTTGATATCCTCAGAGGTGCAGGCAAAGTGGATAAACTCTCTGACACGGGCAATCTGCTCGTTTGAGGCTGTCTTATCCTTTAAAAAGTACTCTACAGCTTTAACGTCATGATTGGTCACAGCCTCACGTCTTTTTATATCCTGTGCATCCTCTTCACTGAAGTTTTTGATAATTGAGTCAATAAAGTCCAGAGTCTCTTTGGAAAACTCCTCAACCTCGGTGATTTCTTTACATAAAGACAGATGTTTGAGCCATACAAGCTCAACCTGTACGCGAAAGCGCATCAGACCGTATTCAGAAAAAATTGATCTTAGCTCTTTAACCTTTGATGCATAGCGGCCATCTAAAGGAGAGATGGCAGTTAGGGTTGATAACTCCATAATTAAACCTCAAGTCAGTTGAATTTATGTAAAGATGAAACTGTGTCACGGGCGCACTGAATAATGGCATTGCGTCTGAAAATAAGATAACGGCGGCGGCCTCCGAGCTGACGCCAGAGCACTATGGCACGGATGGCGGATAAAAGCAGAGCTCTTATTT
Encoded here:
- a CDS encoding SLC13 family permease translates to MSKLLFTLSLLLTPALGCAQEIFTKTALYGVRYEMIIFGLMLAGVAVFYTKTRQVAITGLVLLCLFKYEFTEGFSILDRLFGQTLSDGTVTHGSWRTYFNLILMLPGFAILADIFEHSKVPSLIPRYLPSNMASGIVLLFFVFILSSFLDNIAAAMIGGSIAAAVYKNKVHIGFVAAICACANAGGAGSVVGDTTTTIIWIFGKDPLVLAQAFIPALAAFVIVAFFASRQQHAYSPAVSLDSEYIRADKKKLFVVFLILILTIFFNYFFELPAVGIWMGILAGLFITKINLKVAINATDSTIFLVALVFCAELVPLESVPEASILSTMAIGFVSAVFNNIPLTQLTLIKGGYDWPLLSYAVGFGGSMIWFGSSAGVAVCDMFPKARSFMNWLRYGWHIPVAFIFGFGVYLLLLGWDPIKGNPPDQMPTPVGYEQSIGNSPLK
- the purB gene encoding adenylosuccinate lyase — its product is MELSTLTAISPLDGRYASKVKELRSIFSEYGLMRFRVQVELVWLKHLSLCKEITEVEEFSKETLDFIDSIIKNFSEEDAQDIKRREAVTNHDVKAVEYFLKDKTASNEQIARVREFIHFACTSEDINNNSHALMLKTARDEVILPQIDEIIEAITKLAHDYADLPLLARTHGQPASPTTLGKEMANVVYRMRRQRKQIAEVEILGKINGAVGNYNAHLSAYPEIDWYKFSKDFEEDLGLTFNPYTTQIEPHDYIAELFHAIERFNTILLDFDRDIWGYISYGTFTQKTIAGEIGSSTMPHKVNPIDFENSEGNLGIANALFSHLAQKLPVSRFQRDLTDSTVLRNLGVACGYSILAYASTLKGISKLQANKDHVLKELDENWEVLAEPYQTVMRRYGIANPYEKLKELTRGQRVTQEIMQNFVDTLEIPQEAKARLKAMTPASYIGRAATFAKDI